A stretch of the Vulcanisaeta souniana JCM 11219 genome encodes the following:
- a CDS encoding branched-chain amino acid transaminase, translating to MRYVWINGKLVSENEATVPILTHALHYGTSVFEGIRAYWNPENNNLFIFRAKEHYIRFHNSAKIMGIKVNYSIDELVDATVELLRANEVHEDVYIRPIAFVSASTVNLDIRNLDVSTAIITVPFGHYLEPKGIRAKVVSWLRVHNSMFPMKAKVGGIYVNSVIALMDAKASGFDEAILLNRDGYVAEGSGENVFIVKDGVLYTPPTYDSILEGITRDSVINIARDLGFTVIEKRITREELYTADEVFFTGTAAEVTPVINIDGKIIGNGEPGSITLKVRSYYMDVVHGRVSKYKNWLTPIY from the coding sequence ATGAGGTATGTGTGGATTAATGGCAAGTTGGTCTCTGAAAACGAAGCTACGGTACCGATACTAACACATGCCCTGCACTACGGTACATCGGTATTCGAAGGCATAAGGGCCTATTGGAACCCTGAGAATAATAACCTATTTATTTTTAGGGCCAAGGAACATTACATAAGGTTCCACAACTCAGCCAAGATAATGGGCATCAAGGTTAATTACAGCATTGATGAGTTAGTTGACGCCACGGTTGAGTTGCTGAGGGCTAATGAGGTTCACGAGGACGTTTACATAAGGCCAATAGCCTTTGTTTCAGCGAGCACTGTGAACCTAGATATTAGGAACCTTGATGTGTCCACGGCAATAATAACGGTACCCTTCGGGCACTACCTAGAGCCCAAGGGCATTAGGGCTAAGGTAGTTAGTTGGCTTAGGGTTCATAACTCCATGTTCCCAATGAAAGCTAAGGTGGGTGGAATCTACGTGAATTCTGTGATTGCATTAATGGATGCTAAGGCATCGGGATTTGATGAGGCGATCCTACTTAATCGCGATGGGTATGTGGCCGAGGGTAGCGGTGAAAATGTTTTCATCGTTAAGGATGGCGTGTTATACACGCCGCCAACCTATGATTCAATACTCGAGGGAATAACCAGGGACTCCGTAATTAATATAGCAAGGGATTTAGGATTCACCGTCATTGAGAAAAGAATAACCAGAGAGGAGCTTTACACAGCCGATGAAGTATTCTTCACGGGAACCGCTGCTGAGGTTACACCGGTAATAAACATCGACGGTAAGATCATTGGTAATGGAGAGCCAGGCTCAATAACACTTAAGGTGAGGAGTTATTACATGGATGTGGTTCACGGTAGAGTAAGTAAGTA
- a CDS encoding metal-dependent transcriptional regulator — MRISSREFLYLLVIKGINDKGSGATIFGIAKALGISSASAYEEINHLVKKGLVEKRDSDIFITDEGIREMNSLIRAHRVIEILLVKAGIDPDKACELAKMFDYALPEEVVDKLYEYLGKPNKCPHGREIPGS; from the coding sequence GTGAGAATATCCAGTAGAGAATTCCTTTATCTGCTGGTAATTAAGGGGATTAACGACAAAGGTTCTGGGGCAACAATATTCGGCATTGCCAAGGCCCTTGGTATCTCTTCAGCGAGCGCCTATGAGGAAATTAACCACCTAGTTAAGAAGGGACTTGTGGAGAAGAGAGATAGTGACATTTTCATAACCGATGAGGGAATTAGGGAGATGAATTCGTTAATTAGGGCTCATAGGGTTATTGAGATCTTACTCGTAAAGGCAGGTATTGATCCTGACAAGGCCTGCGAACTGGCTAAAATGTTTGACTATGCCCTGCCAGAGGAAGTCGTGGATAAGCTCTACGAATATCTGGGAAAACCAAACAAATGCCCCCATGGTAGGGAAATACCGGGCTCATGA
- a CDS encoding NRAMP family divalent metal transporter: MDFQERVSKSIKGISDSFKVLLGPGWLTMLADVDAPSILTAMQSGYYTGLAMVPWLILLTIPLYFIQELTIRAALGSGKGMGTLLGEVYGNKAAVISLIAMLIIDGAAYVSEYAAISAIGLLFGVPVVISVVLVLVFHTVIILMGGSYKRVENVLLAISAFILVYLVAFAVIPIKTQEVYGALLSIFLPSSYSNSLYLTLLAANIGAVIMPWMLYYQQSAIVDKGLRREHYTHERFETIMGAIISETLMIGSLLVGYWLRVRGGVVDGFQSALLSISRVISPYWFIVAAIGMVAAALLAIFVISLGFAYGLSEYFGWATGLSKKMCEARGFYLFYVVEIVPAALIILFMKDLVNLILDIMVFNAVALAVPTYLLINIVSRREVVGDYVISKARAIALYVVTTLLIVSGIYVAITSI, from the coding sequence GTGGATTTTCAGGAAAGAGTATCGAAGAGTATTAAGGGAATTAGCGATTCATTTAAGGTATTGCTTGGTCCTGGCTGGTTGACTATGCTTGCGGATGTGGATGCGCCAAGTATACTCACGGCAATGCAGAGCGGCTATTATACGGGGCTTGCGATGGTTCCCTGGCTAATACTCCTAACAATACCTCTATATTTCATTCAGGAACTAACCATCAGGGCTGCCCTGGGCAGTGGGAAGGGTATGGGGACCCTACTTGGGGAGGTTTATGGTAATAAGGCTGCGGTTATATCATTAATCGCCATGCTCATAATAGATGGGGCTGCCTATGTCAGTGAGTACGCGGCCATATCAGCCATTGGGCTCCTCTTTGGGGTGCCCGTGGTTATTTCCGTGGTCTTAGTCCTTGTGTTTCACACGGTAATAATACTGATGGGTGGTTCGTATAAGAGGGTTGAGAATGTACTGCTTGCGATTTCCGCGTTCATACTGGTGTACCTAGTGGCCTTTGCTGTAATACCCATTAAGACTCAGGAGGTGTATGGTGCATTACTATCGATTTTCCTACCAAGCTCATACTCCAATTCCCTATATTTAACGTTACTCGCGGCCAACATTGGCGCCGTAATAATGCCCTGGATGCTTTATTACCAGCAGTCGGCAATTGTTGATAAGGGATTGAGGAGGGAGCATTATACACATGAGAGGTTTGAAACGATAATGGGCGCGATAATAAGCGAGACATTAATGATTGGTAGCCTATTGGTTGGTTATTGGCTTAGGGTTAGGGGTGGGGTTGTCGATGGATTCCAATCGGCGCTACTCTCGATAAGCAGGGTCATTAGCCCATACTGGTTCATAGTAGCCGCCATAGGCATGGTGGCTGCCGCGTTACTAGCGATATTCGTAATTAGCCTTGGTTTTGCCTATGGACTTAGTGAGTACTTTGGGTGGGCAACAGGGCTTAGTAAAAAAATGTGCGAGGCAAGGGGCTTTTACTTGTTTTATGTAGTTGAGATCGTACCTGCCGCCCTAATAATACTGTTTATGAAGGATCTCGTTAACCTAATACTGGATATAATGGTGTTTAATGCAGTAGCCCTTGCCGTACCTACGTACTTACTGATAAACATTGTATCCAGAAGGGAAGTCGTTGGTGACTACGTAATAAGTAAGGCAAGGGCAATCGCACTCTACGTGGTGACGACGTTACTAATAGTCTCCGGTATTTACGTGGCTATAACCTCGATCTGA
- a CDS encoding MFS transporter yields MAMPLSRIDRVGLLLATANSLSGIIWGANSVILSIYMLSIGISTTLIGIVLGLFSLMSALGSFIVGYLTDLMDRVRLFIILSIISGSLILLMAIGVPIIVSAAYLASALFNRYVVLTAMIGEYAKQRNVSDEVFSLSSSFNVVFSVVGSAIAVLPSYLGRLGYELTFIIEAIAVYLTIPLVLNAIRHLDPAVVNVRIERIDLRDLSRLHSSWLLKRLVPEAIIGLGAGVIIPLFSLWFYLKFHINIASLGVVYAVSNATLALGTLMAPTISRLMRSRVISVVMLEGLATGVLAIMPSIYDLPLLLALFIVRNTLMNMASPLLTSLINELVPREERGRVFGIWNMISSIPRAVGPSIGGYLMDVGYLDLPLYITSALYAVAVILFYVLLGGVEGRIRVIHGT; encoded by the coding sequence TATATCAACTACGCTTATCGGTATTGTTCTCGGGCTTTTCTCGCTAATGAGCGCCCTTGGCTCGTTTATTGTTGGCTACCTAACGGACTTGATGGATCGAGTCAGGCTCTTCATTATTCTATCCATAATCAGCGGTTCCCTAATACTCCTAATGGCTATTGGCGTACCCATCATCGTCTCAGCGGCTTATTTAGCATCGGCGTTGTTTAATCGATACGTGGTATTAACGGCCATGATCGGTGAATATGCCAAGCAGAGGAATGTTTCTGACGAGGTTTTTAGCCTATCATCCTCCTTCAACGTGGTCTTCAGCGTTGTTGGTTCAGCAATTGCCGTATTGCCCAGTTACCTTGGGCGTCTTGGTTATGAACTCACCTTCATCATTGAGGCGATCGCCGTTTACCTAACAATACCACTAGTCCTCAATGCAATTAGGCACTTGGATCCTGCCGTTGTTAATGTTAGGATCGAGAGGATCGACCTTAGAGATTTGAGTAGGTTGCATTCGTCATGGTTGTTAAAGAGGCTAGTGCCCGAGGCAATAATCGGGCTTGGGGCCGGTGTTATAATACCATTGTTCAGCCTGTGGTTTTACCTAAAGTTTCACATAAACATTGCCAGCCTGGGTGTGGTTTACGCCGTATCCAATGCCACGCTTGCCCTGGGTACATTAATGGCGCCCACAATATCTAGACTAATGCGTAGTAGAGTAATTTCTGTGGTGATGCTTGAGGGTTTAGCCACAGGTGTCCTGGCGATAATGCCGTCAATATATGACTTACCGCTACTACTGGCCTTATTCATAGTTAGGAACACACTTATGAACATGGCAAGTCCATTACTGACCTCACTCATTAATGAGTTGGTACCAAGGGAAGAACGCGGCAGGGTATTCGGCATCTGGAATATGATATCCTCAATACCGCGAGCCGTGGGCCCTAGCATTGGTGGTTACCTAATGGACGTTGGTTACCTGGACCTGCCTCTGTATATTACATCAGCGCTCTATGCCGTAGCGGTGATACTATTCTATGTACTACTTGGGGGTGTTGAGGGTAGGATCAGGGTGATCCACGGTACCTAG